In Deferribacteraceae bacterium V6Fe1, one genomic interval encodes:
- a CDS encoding GGDEF domain-containing protein, whose translation MNDTTWNKFLDNLSSNICLIVGVYLFGVNLLYDFDQISNTFLYLNVIYLILLFVIRYRAYNTEKGDLLHILLFYLLILGATILLNEFAYLILLLQLLGIFLFLRVFNNFFIVIVSLAVLVVDFYYFKDIVGSKFLKAYIINYILIFYIAYYLRDVFSKLCLKVEELSITDGLTGLLNQKGFLKKLEDEYYRSMRYKKSFCLIMLDSDDLKKINDSYGHKYGNMVIKLIADIVKDSCRRTDFAGRYGGDEYMICLVETDVHSAYEFSERLRKMIEVKSLFTDKGKDFKITVSIGIAGFPESGDKLYEIVENADRALYMAKNDGKNRVKYVVKN comes from the coding sequence ATGAATGATACAACATGGAATAAATTTCTTGACAATTTGAGTAGCAATATATGTCTGATTGTCGGGGTTTATCTTTTTGGTGTCAACCTGCTATATGATTTTGATCAGATATCCAATACATTTCTTTATTTAAATGTGATATACCTTATTTTACTTTTCGTAATAAGGTATAGAGCGTATAATACCGAAAAGGGTGATTTGCTGCATATACTTCTTTTTTATTTGCTGATTTTGGGTGCCACCATTTTATTAAATGAATTTGCTTATCTTATTTTGCTGTTACAGTTATTGGGTATATTTTTATTTTTAAGAGTTTTCAATAATTTTTTTATAGTAATTGTTAGTCTTGCTGTTTTAGTGGTTGATTTCTATTATTTTAAAGATATTGTCGGGTCAAAGTTTCTTAAAGCATACATAATTAATTATATTTTAATTTTTTATATTGCTTACTACTTGCGAGATGTTTTTAGTAAGTTGTGTCTGAAGGTTGAAGAGCTTTCGATTACAGATGGTTTGACCGGACTTTTAAACCAAAAAGGGTTTTTGAAAAAGCTTGAAGATGAATATTACAGGTCTATGCGGTATAAAAAATCCTTTTGTTTGATAATGTTAGATTCTGACGATCTTAAGAAAATAAATGACAGCTACGGCCATAAGTATGGCAATATGGTTATAAAGTTAATTGCCGATATTGTTAAAGATAGCTGCCGAAGGACTGATTTTGCAGGTAGATATGGTGGAGATGAGTATATGATTTGTCTTGTTGAGACCGATGTTCATTCTGCTTATGAATTTTCCGAAAGATTAAGAAAAATGATAGAAGTTAAGTCACTTTTTACAGATAAAGGTAAAGATTTTAAAATAACAGTCAGTATCGGAATTGCGGGCTTTCCAGAAAGTGGAGATAAATTATATGAGATAGTTGAAAATGCCGACAGGGCTCTTTATATGGCAAAAAATGACGGAAAAAACAGGGTAAAATATGTGGTTAAAAATTAG
- the amrA gene encoding AmmeMemoRadiSam system protein A, which produces MNVDFNLTKKDKIFLLKVARESIQSKLNDTYFNVQNIPDSLKFNSGCFVTLHLDGMLRGCIGNFREDVNIVENVAEMAVSAAFSDPRFPAVADIDELRQCEIEISVLSPMIPCSPEDIVVGRDGIYIRKGYYSGVLLPQVATEHNFDRETFLTHTCYKAGLSGDCWKQPDVKIYRFEAVVFSEDILN; this is translated from the coding sequence ATGAATGTGGATTTTAATCTTACAAAAAAAGACAAAATATTTTTGCTTAAAGTGGCAAGGGAAAGTATACAGAGCAAACTTAATGATACCTATTTTAATGTGCAAAATATACCTGATAGCTTGAAGTTTAATTCGGGGTGTTTTGTTACCTTACATTTAGATGGTATGCTCAGAGGGTGTATAGGTAATTTTAGAGAGGATGTGAATATCGTTGAAAATGTTGCTGAAATGGCAGTAAGTGCGGCTTTCAGTGACCCGAGGTTTCCTGCTGTTGCAGATATCGATGAGTTGAGACAGTGTGAAATAGAAATTTCTGTGTTATCTCCAATGATCCCCTGCAGTCCGGAGGATATTGTTGTAGGAAGGGATGGGATATATATACGAAAAGGATACTATTCAGGTGTTTTGTTGCCGCAAGTGGCGACTGAGCATAATTTTGACAGGGAAACTTTTTTGACTCACACATGTTATAAAGCCGGGTTGAGCGGTGATTGTTGGAAACAGCCTGATGTCAAAATATACAGATTTGAGGCTGTTGTTTTTTCTGAAGATATTTTAAATTAG
- a CDS encoding 4Fe-4S binding protein: protein MDLIYKSTEEIFESFIVNAKFDIVAKEHNFDIQIDGNISYLTGAQIPNVLNISAIFGKKCIAFISELSEFKIKNLLSGVFIIVTTSIPKKITIPTLFCKNADQLGFTLEAAYELSLETRLPVNVVLGSKAINSLTKDYTFNISSQQSRQNISKSNIRDIDTTLIVEKLSLAEAILNAKMPNKLKSNLLSLNFDGDFLNYIIPHISPNSVGSNFKVYKKEIESLKPVLELLNIKFDMVEISNNECNINTRNALCPGCPFVSIFTNLKLNDYYIFSNIKCKSIYESFGINHMSMDEFYGLLFAEIKQNFLFIANYSDFNQKYLKNVDVKGKIILLKDTEIDREFFKLTKYPYKLAKPNFIFPYSCENINSYKIPKVKSEKCSCIRDGKIADCMTKTSCPAIKTAGSAIKIDPQFCTGCRACVAYCPKGAIK, encoded by the coding sequence ATGGATTTGATATATAAGTCAACGGAAGAAATTTTTGAAAGCTTTATAGTTAACGCAAAATTTGATATTGTTGCAAAAGAGCATAACTTCGATATACAAATCGATGGCAACATATCTTATCTCACAGGCGCACAGATACCTAATGTACTTAACATTTCGGCAATTTTTGGCAAAAAATGTATAGCGTTCATATCCGAACTTTCTGAGTTTAAAATAAAAAATTTATTAAGCGGTGTTTTTATAATAGTTACCACCTCAATTCCAAAAAAGATTACAATCCCAACACTATTTTGCAAAAACGCTGATCAACTTGGATTTACCCTTGAAGCCGCTTATGAACTTTCCCTTGAAACAAGGCTCCCCGTCAATGTAGTGCTTGGCAGTAAAGCCATAAACAGTCTTACCAAAGATTATACATTCAACATAAGCAGTCAGCAAAGCAGACAAAATATTTCAAAATCTAACATTAGAGATATTGACACTACCTTAATTGTGGAAAAACTTTCTCTTGCCGAAGCAATTCTTAACGCAAAAATGCCTAATAAATTAAAATCTAATCTATTATCCCTTAACTTTGATGGCGATTTTTTAAATTATATAATACCTCATATCAGCCCAAACTCTGTAGGGTCTAATTTTAAAGTATATAAAAAAGAAATAGAGTCTTTAAAACCGGTGTTAGAGTTATTAAACATTAAATTTGATATGGTGGAGATCAGTAACAATGAATGTAATATCAATACGAGAAATGCTCTATGCCCCGGATGTCCTTTTGTAAGTATTTTTACAAATTTGAAATTAAATGATTATTATATATTTTCGAATATAAAGTGTAAAAGCATTTACGAATCTTTTGGTATCAATCATATGAGTATGGATGAATTTTACGGACTATTGTTCGCCGAGATTAAACAGAATTTCCTTTTTATCGCCAACTATTCCGATTTTAATCAAAAATACCTTAAAAATGTGGATGTCAAAGGGAAAATTATACTTCTAAAAGACACAGAAATTGACAGAGAGTTTTTCAAGCTGACCAAATATCCGTATAAACTTGCTAAACCTAATTTTATCTTTCCGTACTCTTGCGAAAACATTAATTCGTACAAAATCCCTAAAGTAAAGTCTGAAAAATGTAGCTGTATAAGAGACGGAAAAATAGCCGACTGCATGACAAAAACTTCTTGTCCTGCCATCAAAACTGCTGGTAGCGCAATTAAGATAGACCCACAATTTTGTACAGGATGCAGAGCATGTGTGGCTTATTGCCCAAAAGGAGCAATAAAGTGA
- the thiC gene encoding phosphomethylpyrimidine synthase ThiC, giving the protein MTQLEAAKQLNPTEEMRKVAKDENIEIQDLMRLIAEGKVVIPKNKNRSFENVMAIGKRMRTKINANIGTSGDCPTYEREMEKLQVAIDAGADSVMDLSTGGDLEKIRGMILENSSVMVGAVPIYAVAARLAEKDIPTNKMDGEELLKSIEKQCEQGVDYITVHCGVTKESVARMDRSNRICGIVSRGGSILADWIRKNGKENPLFEYYDDLLEIAYKYDVTLSLGDGFRPGAIADATDRGQIDELIILGELAERAKERNVQTMIEGPGHVPLNQIQANMILQKRLCNDAPFYILGPLPTDIAPGYDHITSAIGGAIAGAAGADFLCYVTPAEHLCLPDMDDVREGVIASKIAAHIADIAKGYPGAIDKDIQMSIYRKNLDWEGMFSMAIDPARAREKYQKNNDVNSCTMCGKLCAVKIDKK; this is encoded by the coding sequence ATGACACAGCTTGAAGCGGCTAAGCAACTTAACCCGACTGAAGAGATGAGGAAAGTTGCCAAAGATGAGAATATTGAAATTCAAGATTTAATGAGACTGATTGCGGAAGGTAAAGTTGTAATTCCAAAAAATAAAAACCGAAGCTTTGAAAATGTAATGGCAATTGGAAAAAGGATGAGAACAAAAATTAATGCAAATATAGGAACAAGCGGTGATTGCCCCACTTATGAAAGAGAAATGGAGAAACTTCAGGTCGCAATTGATGCCGGAGCAGACAGTGTAATGGATTTGTCTACCGGGGGGGACCTTGAAAAGATAAGGGGTATGATACTGGAAAATTCTTCCGTTATGGTTGGAGCTGTGCCTATTTATGCAGTTGCTGCCAGGTTAGCTGAAAAAGATATCCCTACAAACAAAATGGATGGAGAAGAACTTTTAAAGTCTATTGAAAAGCAGTGTGAGCAGGGGGTCGATTACATTACAGTGCACTGTGGTGTTACAAAGGAATCTGTTGCCAGAATGGACAGGTCAAACAGAATTTGCGGGATAGTCAGCCGTGGGGGCTCAATACTTGCTGACTGGATAAGAAAAAACGGAAAAGAAAATCCCCTTTTTGAATATTATGACGATTTGCTTGAAATAGCTTACAAATATGATGTAACATTAAGTCTTGGCGACGGGTTCAGACCGGGAGCCATCGCTGATGCCACAGATAGAGGGCAAATTGATGAGCTAATTATTTTAGGTGAATTGGCTGAAAGGGCAAAAGAGAGAAATGTACAGACAATGATAGAAGGTCCGGGACACGTCCCTCTTAATCAGATTCAAGCCAATATGATTTTGCAAAAAAGATTGTGTAATGACGCACCGTTTTATATTTTAGGGCCTCTCCCAACTGATATTGCTCCGGGTTATGATCATATTACAAGTGCAATAGGTGGAGCTATTGCAGGAGCTGCCGGAGCTGACTTTTTATGCTATGTTACTCCTGCCGAGCATTTATGCTTGCCTGATATGGATGATGTAAGGGAAGGTGTAATCGCATCAAAGATTGCTGCCCACATTGCCGATATAGCAAAAGGGTATCCGGGTGCCATTGATAAGGATATTCAGATGAGTATTTATAGAAAAAACCTAGATTGGGAAGGGATGTTTTCTATGGCAATTGATCCAGCAAGAGCAAGAGAAAAATATCAAAAAAACAATGATGTTAATTCATGCACAATGTGTGGTAAGTTATGTGCGGTAAAGATAGACAAGAAATAA
- the thiE gene encoding thiamine phosphate synthase gives MCGKDRQEIRNYLRFYLILETSMLKLPLEKFLEEVIDAGVTAIQIRDKNKSINERYDIAKTVLSTVKGHNILTVINDRLDLALALGVKNVHLGSKDIPLKVAKEKFPEICYGYSCNNLEDLKIAEEVQADYIGVGPAFHTNTKDDLRTLIGPEGILDLVAMTDIPAVAIGGINLNNVNVFRKTKVAGVAVSSAICASKEPKKVVREFLDILYG, from the coding sequence ATGTGCGGTAAAGATAGACAAGAAATAAGAAATTATCTGAGATTTTATCTTATTTTGGAGACATCAATGCTGAAGCTTCCTCTGGAAAAATTTCTGGAGGAAGTTATTGATGCCGGTGTTACCGCAATTCAAATAAGGGATAAAAATAAAAGTATAAATGAAAGATATGATATTGCCAAAACTGTATTAAGTACAGTCAAAGGTCATAATATCTTGACAGTTATAAATGATAGATTGGATCTTGCCCTGGCTTTAGGTGTAAAAAATGTGCATTTGGGTAGTAAAGATATCCCTTTAAAAGTGGCAAAAGAAAAATTTCCTGAAATTTGTTATGGGTATTCGTGCAACAATTTAGAAGATTTGAAGATTGCTGAAGAAGTACAAGCAGATTATATCGGCGTAGGACCTGCATTTCATACTAATACAAAAGATGACTTGAGGACACTTATCGGTCCTGAAGGTATTTTAGATCTTGTTGCAATGACAGATATCCCTGCTGTTGCTATTGGCGGGATCAATCTTAACAATGTCAACGTGTTTAGGAAGACTAAGGTTGCCGGTGTGGCGGTTTCAAGTGCTATTTGTGCTTCCAAAGAGCCCAAAAAAGTTGTAAGAGAATTTTTAGATATTTTGTATGGGTGA
- the thiL gene encoding thiamine-phosphate kinase → MGEFDFIDRLKRVPKEDILSIGDDAAYFDGYLVAKDILIENIHFLPTTPIEMVVKKLFVSNISDICAMGGHPKYCLLGISIPEKYPFIDNIATAVNKMVENYNIELIGGDTTKSKSDMFLSLTVIGKPHKNLLKRSGAKSGDLVYLSRPVGLSKVSLEKELGMTNFNIDSYLHYKNEPETALSEYLSESCFVTSCIDISDGLGRDASHIAKQSGVKIIIDQDKLDTGIFNDLILENPVEYIISSGEEFALLFTVKCENSAEFESICKEKFPDVKRIGYVTEGEGVYLKASTAMKNISDSGFEHKI, encoded by the coding sequence ATGGGTGAATTTGACTTTATAGATAGATTAAAAAGAGTTCCCAAAGAAGATATACTGTCAATAGGTGATGATGCGGCGTATTTTGACGGTTATCTTGTAGCAAAAGATATACTAATTGAAAATATCCACTTTTTGCCTACTACGCCTATTGAAATGGTAGTTAAAAAACTATTTGTTTCAAATATAAGTGATATATGTGCCATGGGGGGGCATCCTAAATATTGCCTGCTTGGTATATCGATTCCTGAAAAATACCCGTTTATCGATAATATTGCAACTGCCGTTAACAAAATGGTGGAAAATTATAATATTGAGCTTATTGGTGGTGATACCACTAAAAGTAAAAGTGATATGTTTTTATCTTTGACAGTGATTGGCAAACCGCATAAAAACCTTTTAAAGCGGAGCGGCGCAAAGTCAGGTGATTTGGTTTACTTGTCCAGGCCGGTCGGCCTTTCGAAAGTTTCTTTGGAAAAGGAACTTGGAATGACTAATTTTAATATAGATTCATACCTGCACTACAAAAACGAACCTGAAACAGCTCTTTCTGAGTACTTAAGTGAATCTTGTTTCGTAACGTCTTGTATAGATATTAGTGATGGACTCGGAAGGGATGCTTCTCACATTGCAAAACAAAGCGGTGTTAAAATAATTATTGATCAGGATAAACTTGACACTGGTATTTTTAATGATTTGATCTTGGAAAATCCTGTCGAATACATAATTTCTTCCGGTGAGGAATTTGCGCTTTTGTTTACGGTTAAATGTGAAAATAGTGCAGAGTTTGAAAGTATTTGCAAAGAAAAATTTCCCGATGTGAAACGAATTGGATATGTGACGGAAGGTGAAGGTGTCTATTTGAAAGCCTCCACTGCGATGAAGAATATATCTGATAGTGGCTTTGAACATAAAATATAA
- a CDS encoding DUF2155 domain-containing protein — protein sequence MKRLIVLCLAVFVISCSQNTIKDEGSESAQPQKQQQVEQPAAQMQPSAEKAPVEKRIIVPEDVAKKYKSVILSVVDKKSNKDFETEVLIGQKSQASGTALSIEVEYYLPDFVMDADNKMTTKSADENNPAAKVKVYKGGDLVFDGWLFKNFPDMHPFTDEEYAISLKGSVTK from the coding sequence ATGAAAAGGTTGATTGTTCTTTGTTTGGCAGTGTTTGTAATTTCTTGTTCTCAAAATACAATAAAGGACGAGGGTAGTGAGAGTGCACAACCTCAAAAGCAACAGCAGGTTGAACAGCCTGCAGCTCAGATGCAGCCTTCTGCTGAGAAAGCACCGGTTGAGAAACGTATAATTGTCCCTGAAGATGTAGCAAAAAAATATAAAAGTGTAATTTTGTCTGTGGTAGATAAAAAGTCTAACAAAGATTTTGAAACAGAGGTTTTGATTGGACAGAAATCCCAGGCCTCAGGTACTGCTCTTTCGATTGAAGTAGAGTACTACTTACCTGATTTTGTTATGGATGCTGACAATAAGATGACTACTAAATCAGCCGATGAAAACAATCCTGCTGCAAAGGTTAAAGTTTACAAGGGTGGTGATTTGGTTTTTGACGGATGGTTGTTTAAAAATTTTCCTGACATGCATCCTTTTACTGATGAAGAGTATGCTATAAGCTTGAAGGGTTCGGTCACAAAATAA
- a CDS encoding fumarate hydratase — translation MATPDFFYQDPFPLGKEKTKYRLLSKDGISVKDFNGQKMLVVEPEVLTFLANQAMRDVSFLLRAEHNEMVAKILSDPEASENDKTVALAFLKNAEIAANFELPFCQDTGTATIVAKKGQNVFTGANDAEYLSKGVYKTYTEENLRYSQTVALDMYKEKNTGTNLPAQIDIYATEGDEYKFLFVAKGGGSANKTYLFQETKALLNPEKLEKFLIEKMKTLGTAACPPYHLAFVIGGTSAEANLKTVKLASTKYLDELPTTGNEHGRAFRDIELEQKILKAAQELGLGAQFGGKYFCHDVRIIRLPRHGASCPVGMGVSCSADRNVKAKISKDGIWLEELDRNPGRLIPDEYRTKEEAGIPIDLNKPMKEVLAELSKYPVGTALRLNGTLIVGRDIAHAKFKEIIDSGKEVPEYLKKHPIYYAGPAKTPKGKPSGSFGPTTAGRMDSYVDLLQSHGASMIMIAKGNRSQQVTDACKKYGGFYLGSIGGPAALLAEKNIKKVECIDFPELGMEAVWKIEVENFPAFILVDDKGNDFFSKFK, via the coding sequence ATGGCAACACCTGATTTTTTTTATCAAGACCCATTCCCTCTGGGGAAAGAAAAAACTAAATACAGATTGCTTTCAAAGGATGGAATCTCAGTAAAAGATTTTAATGGGCAGAAAATGCTTGTGGTGGAACCTGAAGTGTTAACATTTCTTGCCAACCAGGCTATGAGGGATGTATCATTTCTACTGAGGGCAGAGCATAATGAAATGGTTGCAAAAATTTTGTCTGACCCTGAAGCTTCCGAAAATGATAAGACTGTTGCACTTGCTTTCTTAAAAAATGCAGAAATAGCTGCCAACTTCGAACTCCCGTTTTGTCAGGATACAGGGACAGCAACAATAGTAGCCAAAAAAGGGCAAAATGTTTTCACCGGTGCCAACGATGCGGAATACTTAAGCAAAGGGGTATATAAAACATACACGGAAGAAAACCTGAGATATTCGCAAACTGTGGCTTTGGATATGTATAAGGAAAAGAACACCGGGACAAATTTACCAGCTCAAATAGATATTTATGCTACTGAAGGGGATGAATATAAGTTTTTATTTGTGGCTAAAGGTGGTGGAAGCGCAAATAAAACATATCTGTTCCAAGAAACAAAAGCACTCCTTAATCCTGAAAAACTTGAAAAATTCCTTATAGAAAAGATGAAAACACTCGGCACTGCTGCCTGTCCGCCCTATCACCTTGCCTTTGTAATAGGCGGAACAAGTGCAGAAGCTAACCTTAAAACAGTAAAACTTGCTTCAACAAAATATTTGGATGAGCTCCCAACTACAGGGAATGAACACGGTAGAGCTTTCAGAGATATTGAACTCGAACAAAAAATACTAAAAGCTGCTCAAGAGCTCGGGCTTGGTGCTCAATTTGGAGGCAAATATTTCTGCCACGATGTTAGAATCATAAGATTGCCAAGGCACGGTGCATCTTGTCCAGTAGGTATGGGGGTGTCCTGCTCTGCAGACAGAAATGTAAAAGCAAAGATAAGTAAAGATGGGATATGGCTTGAAGAGCTGGATAGAAATCCTGGCAGACTTATCCCTGATGAATACAGGACAAAAGAGGAAGCGGGAATCCCTATTGATCTTAACAAACCTATGAAAGAAGTCTTAGCTGAGTTAAGTAAATACCCTGTCGGTACTGCTCTCAGACTAAATGGCACATTGATAGTAGGAAGAGATATTGCTCATGCCAAGTTCAAGGAGATTATAGATAGCGGTAAAGAAGTTCCTGAATATCTTAAAAAACACCCTATTTATTATGCAGGACCGGCAAAAACACCTAAAGGTAAACCTTCCGGCTCCTTTGGTCCCACTACAGCAGGCAGGATGGACTCTTATGTTGACCTGCTTCAGTCTCATGGTGCATCAATGATTATGATTGCCAAAGGTAACAGAAGCCAGCAGGTTACAGATGCTTGTAAAAAATATGGTGGTTTTTATCTTGGCAGTATAGGTGGACCTGCCGCACTGCTTGCCGAGAAAAATATTAAAAAGGTTGAATGTATAGATTTTCCTGAGCTTGGAATGGAAGCAGTATGGAAAATTGAGGTAGAAAACTTCCCTGCATTCATACTTGTTGACGACAAAGGTAACGACTTTTTCTCAAAGTTTAAATAA
- the acnB gene encoding bifunctional aconitate hydratase 2/2-methylisocitrate dehydratase: protein MLENYLKHVEDRKKMNIPPLPLSPEMTDFVCKKLEAPEDGKGEFYLELLRDRVSPGVDPSAKVKAEWLNKVAKGEVKSPVVSKKDAIFMLGTMLGGYNVQYLVEFLTDSELAEEAAKGLKNTILVYDAFDKVAELSKTNKFAKEVLESWANAEWFTSKEPLADEIKVVVYKVDGEINTDDFSPAKHAWSRPDIPLHALAMGETRFPGGNEKIAEFRKQGHKVAFVGDVVGTGSSRKSACNSVMWHIGDDIPFVPNKRRGGVILGGLIAPIFFNTTQDSGGLPIMCDVTKLNTGDIITIDTKKGEIRNEKGEVVSTFEIKPPTLRDEFRAGGRLNLIIGRALTGKARKFLGLPETDIFIKADNPKPKPNQGYTLAQKMVGKACGVEGVLPGTSCEPVMTTVGSQDTTGPMTADELKELACLKFQADLFMQSFCHTAAYPKPADVKMHKTLPQFVIKREGVALKPGDGVIHSWLNRLLLPDTVGTGGDSHTRFPIGISFPAGSGLVAFAGALGFMPLDMPESVLVKFKGELNPGITLRDVVNAIPYYAIQQGLLTVEKKGKKNIFNGRILEMEGLPNLTVEQAFELTDAAAERSAAAATIKLSEETVANYLRSNIALMKAMIEDGYQYADTLKRRIENCEKWLEKPELLSRDENAEYAAVIEIDLADIKEPILACPNDPDDVKLLSDVAGTKIDEMFIGSCMTNIGHFRAAGKIWEGSKEAPTRIWLTPPTKMDQAQLMSEGYYSIYSVIGARMEIPGCSLCMGNQARVRSNANVISTSTRNFDNRIGDGAQVFLGSAELAAIAALLGKLPTVDEYFKIFNEKVTPNKDEIYRYLEFDKMEKVVLKYA, encoded by the coding sequence ATGTTAGAAAATTATTTAAAACACGTTGAAGACAGAAAAAAAATGAATATACCACCACTTCCCTTAAGTCCTGAGATGACTGATTTTGTTTGTAAAAAGCTTGAAGCTCCCGAAGATGGGAAAGGTGAATTTTATCTTGAGCTTTTAAGGGATAGGGTTTCTCCCGGGGTTGATCCTTCGGCTAAGGTAAAGGCCGAATGGTTGAATAAGGTGGCTAAAGGGGAAGTTAAATCTCCTGTTGTTTCGAAAAAAGACGCTATTTTTATGCTTGGGACAATGCTTGGCGGTTATAACGTTCAGTATTTGGTGGAGTTTTTGACTGATAGTGAGTTGGCTGAAGAAGCTGCAAAGGGGTTGAAAAATACTATTTTGGTTTATGATGCGTTTGATAAGGTAGCTGAGCTTTCTAAGACCAACAAATTTGCAAAAGAAGTTCTTGAGTCATGGGCAAACGCAGAGTGGTTTACATCAAAAGAACCTTTGGCAGACGAAATAAAGGTTGTCGTTTATAAGGTAGACGGTGAAATTAATACGGACGATTTTTCTCCTGCAAAGCATGCATGGAGCAGGCCTGATATTCCGCTTCATGCATTGGCTATGGGTGAGACAAGGTTCCCGGGTGGCAATGAAAAGATAGCAGAGTTTAGAAAGCAAGGGCACAAGGTAGCTTTTGTAGGTGATGTTGTCGGGACAGGTTCATCAAGAAAATCTGCTTGCAACTCTGTAATGTGGCATATTGGCGACGATATACCGTTTGTGCCGAATAAAAGGAGAGGTGGAGTGATATTAGGTGGACTCATTGCCCCTATATTTTTTAATACAACTCAAGATTCTGGCGGTCTGCCTATTATGTGTGATGTGACTAAGCTTAATACAGGTGATATAATTACCATTGACACTAAAAAGGGTGAGATAAGAAACGAAAAAGGTGAAGTAGTTTCAACATTTGAAATTAAACCGCCGACTTTGCGTGATGAATTTAGGGCTGGCGGAAGATTAAATCTTATAATAGGTAGGGCATTGACTGGTAAAGCAAGAAAGTTTCTTGGTCTTCCTGAAACAGATATATTTATTAAGGCAGACAATCCTAAGCCTAAGCCAAATCAAGGCTATACTTTGGCTCAGAAAATGGTTGGTAAGGCATGCGGGGTAGAAGGTGTATTGCCGGGCACTTCATGTGAGCCTGTGATGACTACCGTTGGCTCTCAAGATACAACAGGTCCTATGACAGCCGATGAGTTGAAAGAGCTCGCTTGTTTGAAATTTCAGGCTGATCTGTTTATGCAGTCATTTTGTCATACTGCGGCATATCCGAAACCTGCAGATGTAAAAATGCATAAGACTCTTCCTCAATTCGTTATAAAGAGGGAGGGGGTTGCTCTTAAACCGGGTGACGGTGTAATACACTCATGGCTTAATAGATTATTGCTTCCAGATACAGTTGGAACAGGCGGTGATTCTCATACCAGATTCCCAATCGGTATCTCTTTCCCTGCGGGTTCTGGTCTTGTCGCTTTTGCGGGTGCATTAGGCTTTATGCCTCTTGATATGCCTGAATCTGTTCTTGTTAAGTTTAAGGGTGAGCTTAATCCGGGTATTACTTTGAGGGACGTAGTAAATGCTATACCTTATTATGCCATTCAGCAGGGACTTTTGACCGTAGAGAAGAAGGGTAAGAAAAATATATTTAACGGTCGCATCCTTGAGATGGAAGGTTTGCCAAACCTTACTGTTGAGCAGGCATTTGAACTTACTGATGCTGCTGCCGAAAGATCAGCCGCTGCGGCAACCATAAAACTTTCAGAGGAAACAGTTGCAAATTACCTTAGAAGTAATATTGCTCTGATGAAAGCTATGATAGAAGATGGCTACCAGTATGCTGATACATTAAAAAGAAGGATAGAAAATTGCGAAAAGTGGCTTGAAAAGCCTGAGCTTCTTTCTCGTGATGAAAATGCTGAATATGCTGCTGTTATAGAGATAGATTTGGCTGATATTAAGGAGCCTATTTTGGCCTGTCCTAACGACCCTGATGATGTCAAGCTTTTGTCTGATGTGGCAGGGACAAAAATAGATGAAATGTTTATCGGTTCATGTATGACAAATATAGGCCATTTCAGAGCTGCCGGAAAAATTTGGGAAGGGAGTAAGGAAGCACCAACTAGGATTTGGCTAACCCCTCCGACAAAGATGGATCAGGCTCAACTTATGAGTGAAGGTTACTATTCAATTTATTCAGTAATAGGGGCAAGGATGGAAATTCCCGGGTGTTCACTTTGTATGGGTAATCAAGCAAGAGTTCGTTCTAATGCAAATGTAATTTCCACATCCACAAGGAATTTTGATAACAGGATTGGTGATGGAGCACAGGTATTTTTAGGCTCTGCTGAGCTTGCAGCTATAGCAGCTCTGCTTGGAAAGTTACCGACTGTTGATGAGTATTTTAAAATATTTAATGAAAAGGTTACTCCTAATAAGGACGAGATTTATAGATACTTAGAATTTGATAAGATGGAAAAAGTTGTTCTTAAGTATGCTTAA